Proteins encoded within one genomic window of Bombus vancouverensis nearcticus chromosome 4, iyBomVanc1_principal, whole genome shotgun sequence:
- the LOC117156772 gene encoding venom dipeptidyl peptidase 4: MSWNRILPQLILVLHGFLVVLVAGKSIPQVIDKDVGRYESSEGNDHHAVRVPFKLEETYDQSFRANSFNATWETDTEIIYSDNYIGNIHVFDVTKGTTWVLLDSSVMVDYEKPSISFSFDNSFIAIGHDYANGFRYSLYQRCDVYDTKTRTYTRIANGDRIPLFKWSPTRNALIYVHENDIYYQVFSEGGSHIRRITNTGVLDTVYNGVPDWVYEEEVLASASALWLSPDGRHLAFATFNDTNVKDIEIPKYGSPGNMKDQYPKEIKIKYPKAGSPNPVVSMSVVDLDNWSSELLNLEPPTDIVGTDCVLYTVNWRTNHQVTVTWTNRVQNKAQIVLYDLRGNNSNIYYEEENEGWLRILPLVFHDEYVIIVKLQDSGTPAGRFQHATRFEYKDGKLVGEKDLTPGAKEVISILTVDHARKRLYYLGNELDEPSHRNVYSVQLDGNGAPVCLSCNVFSPEGNRCTYAYAYFSTDSSNYALSCSGPDPLFITIMNANHKRIYNWEENRPLRQKLATRTQPIFRNFYVTVNGYKNKVKLSLPPDFDEKKSYPLLINVYAGPNTVRVTNEASFGFESYMVTNRSVIYGRIDGRGSAYKGSKMLFEIYRRLGTVEIEDQIAVTRVLQETYSWIDSNRTAIWGWSYGGFSTAMVLATDKASVFKCGISVAPVTSWIYYDSLYTERFMGLPTPADNLYGYNHTDVARRVEGIRGKKYMLIHGTGDDNVHYQQSMALNKALVDKDIMFEQQSYTDEAHALSGVFPHLYHTMDRFWANCLGYSHTH, encoded by the exons ATGTCGTGGAACCGG ATACTGCCACAGCTGATACTGGTGCTGCACGGATTCCTGGTCGTCCTTGTTGCTGGAAAATCCA TTCCACAAGTGATCGACAAGGACGTGGGCAGATACGAATCCTCGGAGGGCAATGATCATCATGCTGTTAGGGTTCCGTTCAAGCTGGAAGAGACTTATGATCAAAGCTTTCGGGCGAACAGCTTCAATGCTACTTGGGAAACAGACACGGAAATCATTTATTCCGATAATTACATCGGTAACATTCACGTATTCGACGTGACTAAGGGAACCACTTGGGTCCTTTTGGATTCTTCCGTAATG GTCGATTACGAGAAGCCTTCCATAAGCTTTTCCTTCGACAATTCTTTCATTGCGATTGGTCATGACTATGCAAAC GGTTTCCGGTATTCACTGTATCAAAGGTGCGACGTATACGACACTAAAACCAG AACGTACACGAGAATTGCGAATGGCGATCGCATACCTCTGTTCAAGTGGTCGCCCACGAGGAACGCTTTGATTTATGTTCACGAGAACGATATCTATTACCAAGTGTTCTCCGAGGGGGGCAGTCATATTCGAAGAATAACGAACACGGGTGTGCTCGACACCGTTTATAACGGAGTACCTGATTGGGTTTACGAAG AGGAAGTATTAGCTTCTGCTTCGGCTCTCTGGCTTTCTCCCGATGGACGACACCTTGCTTTTGCTACTTTCAATGATACGAACGTGAAAGATATCGAAATACCAAAGTATGGATCTCCAGGAAACATGAAAGATCAATACCCGAAGGAGATAAAAATCAAATATCCAAAG gcAGGCAGTCCAAATCCAGTTGTATCAATGAGCGTCGTTGATTTGGATAATTGGTCCTCTGAATTACTCAATCTTGAGCCTCCTACTGATATTGTTGGCAC AGACTGCGTCCTCTACACCGTGAACTGGAGGACCAATCACCAAGTTACTGTCACCTGGACGAACCGCGTGCAGAACAAAGCTCAGATAGTTCTCTACGACTTAAGGGGTAACAACAGTAATATTTACTACGAGGAGGAAAACGAGGGCTGGCTTCGCATTCTACCTCTCGTCTTTCACGATGAATATGTTATCATTGTGAAGCTTCAGGATTCTGGAACGCCGGCTGGACGGTTCCAACATGCGACTAGGTTCGAGTACAAGGATGGGAAGCTGGTTGGCGAAAAAGATTTGACACCAGGAGCTAAGGAAGTTATTTCCATCCTAACGGTGGATCACGCCAGGAAGAGACTTTATTATTTGGGCAATGAGCTCGATGAACCTTCGCATAGAAATGTGTACTCAGTGCAGTTGGATGGCAATGGGGCACCTGTTTGTTTGTCCTGTAACGTCTTTTCTCCTGAGG GAAATCGCTGCACTTATGCCTACGCGTACTTCTCTACCGATAGCTCGAACTATGCCCTGTCTTGTTCTGGTCCGGATCCATTATTCATCACGATTATGAACGCCAATCATAAACGTATTTATAATTGGGAGGAAAATCGACCACTGAGACAAAAACTGGCAACCCGCACGCAGCCTATCTTTAGAAATTTCTATGTCACTGTTAATGGATACAAGAATAAAGTTAAACTTTCTCTGCCACCTGATTTTGACGAGAAGAAATCGTACCCTTTATTAATCAACGT TTACGCCGGTCCAAACACTGTTAGGGTCACCAATGAGGCATCGTTTGGTTTCGAATCGTACATGGTGACCAACAGGAGCGTAATTTATGGTCGCATCGATGGTCGTGGGTCAGCTTATAAGGGTAGCAAGATGTTGTTCGAAATTTATCGACGACTTGGCACCGTGGAAATCGAGGATCAAATTGCTGTTACTAG GGTACTGCAAGAGACGTATTCGTGGATCGATTCAAACAGAACCGCGATATGGGGTTGGAGTTATGGCGGCTTCTCTACTGCCATGGTGCTGGCTACTGACAAGGCCTCGGTGTTCAAATGCGGTATATCAGTCGCACCTGTGACCTCCTGGATTTATTACG ATTCCTTGTACACGGAACGGTTCATGGGGTTGCCTACTCCCGCGGATAATCTATACGGTTACAACCACACGGATGTGGCCAGAAGGGTAGAAGGAATTCGTGGCAAAAAATACATGCTGATACACGGTACCGGCGACGACAATGTGCATTACCAACAATCTATGGCTCTGAACAAAGCTCTGGTGGATAAGGACATCATGTTCGAGCAGCAGAGTTACACGGACGAAGCGCACGCTCTATCTGGCGTTTTCCCTCACCTTTACCACACGATGGACCGATTTTGGGCAAATTGTCTGGGATACTCGCATACTCACTGA